GGACGCGCACGAGCTGGCCCTCAGTTCGGTTGAGGCCGCCGTATGTGCACCGGCCGTGAAGTGATCTTCCACGACACCCCCGCCTTCCCAGGTCAGAGGCATGGTGGAGCCGCACTGCCACCTCTGGGCCCCTCTCCGAGCTGCGGGGACGCAGGTCGGCCTCTCATCCGTTTCCGCAGGTCAGCACCCCGCCGGCCTGCGGAAACGGTGTTCTCGGGTGCGGCGACCGGGCGAGGGGCGTTCGTCCTGGTGACTGGAGTTGCGTGGTGATGATTGAAGCTGCTTGATACTGGCCAGTTTCATTGACATTCGAGCATCATGTTGCTGCTATTGCCGCACCGACCGCGTGGTGCGGCCCCGGCGATCGGCTCCGTCCGCGTCTCGGTGCGGGCCGGTTCGTGGCGGCGAGGGGCCTGGAGGTCGTTCCGTTCGTCCGTTGAAGGGGTACCGGCATGAAACGCTCTCTTCGGTTCCGGCCCGTCGCCGTGTGTGCGATCGTGCTGGCGGGCCTGGTGCTGGCCCCGCAGGCGGCGCGGGCCTCGTCCACGGCGACCAGTGCTTCGGGGAGTGCGCTGGCGGTCACTCCTCCGATGGGCTACAACAACTGGGCCCGGTTCGGGTGTTCGGCCGACAACCCGAACAGCGGTGACGTCGGGCCGTCCGAGGCGCTGATCCTGGGGCAGGCGGCGTCCCTGGTCGGTTCGGGGCTGGCCGCCAAGGGGTACCGGACCGTCACCATCGACGACTGCTGGATGACCCGCTCCCGCGACGCGAGCGGCAACCTGGTGGCGGACCCGGCCAGGTTCCCGAACGGGATGGCGTACCTCGGACAGCAACTGCACAGTCAGGGACTTGAGTTCGGCATCTACGAGGACATCGGCAACTCGACCTGCGGCGGCTACCCCGGCGACTACGGCCACTTCCAGCAGGACGCCGACCTGTTCGCGTCCTGGGGGGTGGACTACGTCAAGCTGGACGGCTGCAACATGCCCTCGGCCGACAACAACCTCGCCGGGTACACCAGGGACTACGCCGCCTTCGCCGCCGCGCTGAAGAAGAACGCCGGCCACCGCGACATGGTCTTCTCGAACTCGGCGCCCGCCTACTTCTCCATCGGCCCGACCGAACTGGGCAGTTGGTACTCGATCGTCGACGCCTCCGCCAGCAGCAGCCAGCTCTGGCGCAGCGGCTACGACGTGAAGATGGCGCACGCCGGCGGAAGCGCCTGGACCAAGCCGGGCAACCAGGCGGGCGTGCTGACCCAGTACGGCTACAACACCGAGCTGGCCCGCTACTCCGGTCCCGGGAACTGGAACGACCCGGACTTCCTGATCCCCGACCAGCTGACCGACGCCGAGACCCGCAGCCAGCTCGCGCTGTACGCGGTGACGTCGTCGCCGCTGATCCTGAGCACCGACGTCCCCCACCTGTCGGCGGCGGCGCTGGCCGCCCTGAACAACGCCGAGGTCATCGCCGTCGACCAGGACGCCCTGGGCGCCGGAGCCGTGCGGATGGGCGACGGGCCGGCCGGCTCCGGCAGCGGTGTCGAGCTCGTCGCCAAGCCGCTGTCCGACGGCAGCCTGGCCGCCGTCGTGCTGAACAAGGGCGCCGCCGTCCAGGCCGGCTACAGCCTGAGCCTGTCCGCGCTCGGCCTCGATCCGGCCGGCAGCGGCTGCGGCTACACCGTCAAGGACCTCTGGGGCAACCAGGGTTGGGCCGGGGACACCTCCGCCGCCTCCGCCGGATCGGTGGCGCTGGCGAACATCGGCAGCCACGACAACGCCATGCTGAGGATCACCCCGAACGCCGGCTGCGCCGGGTACACCCCCACCGGCCAGATATCGGCCAGTCCCCGCGGCATCAACAGCGCCCCGCTGTGCCTGGAGCGGTACGGGTCCGTCACCGCCGTGGACATCGCCACCTGCACCGGGGCGACCAGGCAGCAGTGGCAGCTGAGGGCCGACGGCACCGTCCGCCTGGTCGAGCCCGGAGCGGGCGGAACCGCCCAGTGCCTGACCGCGCCGTCCGGCACCACGGCCAGCGCCGTCAACGGCCAGTCCGGCCGGTGGCTGCGGGTCGACACCTGCGGCGCCGCCGCGGACGCCGGCTACCAGAACTGGTCCTACGGCCGCGACGGCAACCTGGTCCTGACCGGGTCTACCGCCGGCGCGGGCCTGTGCGCGGACGTCTACGGCGCGACCACCGGCACCTCCGGCACCCCGGTCGACCTCACCGCCTGCGCGGCGGCCCCGGACGCGCTGAAGGCGGCCCAGGTCTGGGCGGCGCCGGTCGGCGCCTCCACCTACCAGGCCGACCACGCCAGCACCCTCGGCGGCCAGGCGCAGGTCTCCGCCTGCGGCACCTGCCCCGACGGCAAGCTGGTCGGCTTCATCGGCGGCACCACCAACACCGGCACCCTGACCTTCGCCGACGTCGAGGTCGCCACCGCCGGCACCTACCAGCTGCAGATCGACTACATCAACGGCGACGCCGGCGCCCGCACCGGGAACATCACCGTCAACGGCGGCACCCCGACCCCCGTCGGTTTCCCCAGCAACGGCAACTGGACGACGGTCCAGTCGAAGCTGGTCACCGTCGGGCTGAAGGCCGGTGCCAACACCATCCGGTTCGGCAACCCGAACGGCTGGGCCG
This is a stretch of genomic DNA from Kitasatospora fiedleri. It encodes these proteins:
- a CDS encoding CBM35 domain-containing protein; translated protein: MKRSLRFRPVAVCAIVLAGLVLAPQAARASSTATSASGSALAVTPPMGYNNWARFGCSADNPNSGDVGPSEALILGQAASLVGSGLAAKGYRTVTIDDCWMTRSRDASGNLVADPARFPNGMAYLGQQLHSQGLEFGIYEDIGNSTCGGYPGDYGHFQQDADLFASWGVDYVKLDGCNMPSADNNLAGYTRDYAAFAAALKKNAGHRDMVFSNSAPAYFSIGPTELGSWYSIVDASASSSQLWRSGYDVKMAHAGGSAWTKPGNQAGVLTQYGYNTELARYSGPGNWNDPDFLIPDQLTDAETRSQLALYAVTSSPLILSTDVPHLSAAALAALNNAEVIAVDQDALGAGAVRMGDGPAGSGSGVELVAKPLSDGSLAAVVLNKGAAVQAGYSLSLSALGLDPAGSGCGYTVKDLWGNQGWAGDTSAASAGSVALANIGSHDNAMLRITPNAGCAGYTPTGQISASPRGINSAPLCLERYGSVTAVDIATCTGATRQQWQLRADGTVRLVEPGAGGTAQCLTAPSGTTASAVNGQSGRWLRVDTCGAAADAGYQNWSYGRDGNLVLTGSTAGAGLCADVYGATTGTSGTPVDLTACAAAPDALKAAQVWAAPVGASTYQADHASTLGGQAQVSACGTCPDGKLVGFIGGTTNTGTLTFADVEVATAGTYQLQIDYINGDAGARTGNITVNGGTPTPVGFPSNGNWTTVQSKLVTVGLKAGANTIRFGNPNGWAASIATLSVPTVPTGRLYFADTDGTLGGQAQVTACPTCLDGKLVGFIGGTTNTGTLTFTVPAETAGTYQLRIDYINGDAGARTGNITVNGGTPTPVDFPSNGSWTVPQARTVTVTLRAGDNTIRFGNPDGWAASVSTVTL